The window CCATCGACATACCGTACTAAGGTAGTCCTGCGATACCGATCGATACCGATCGGTATCGCGTTTGTTTAGTGCAGTACATAGATCAAATTTCGTTTTAATTTGGAAGAGAAGTGCAGGGAGATTCCTTGATGATTATACTTTTTTGACGTGAATTATTTGCTCTTTGCAGCTCGACTACTATGTGCGCACTCCTAAAGTGTATGAGTCGTACATGTACTATGAGAAGACATTGAAATCCATAGACGATCTCGTGGCAATGTTGGCTTAGTCTCAAGGTTGCCATCGATATATGAAACTGTTCGAGAGCTCAAGATGGGGCCATTGTGGGAGGCAACGTTCGAGTCCTCGCGAAGAAGCGCTGAGACATCTGATTGATCGGCAGTTCCTTTATGATGATTTCATTTCGAATGAACCGGTTGAAACCAATTGGCAGAATCAGTTAAATAGTAACAGCATTgatctttttctctcttaaaattgtgatgtgtGGTGTCGTTGATCCTTTGAATTGGAGATGTATAATGATTTAGGATAGAATATAAACGAAGAATTTTCATGGTACAAACAGTCCTACACGATAAGTACATGATCAGATCGAACACGGCTTATGGACACTGTAAAACTCATGAACTAAACAAACCAAATTAATTTCAGGGGACAAACAAAACTGAAACGAACTTAAGTAATGGAAAATTCAGGGGCACGGAGTTGCGTGCAGGAAATGCTTTCAGCTTCGAGATATTGCTACGGCAGAGAGGATGATTAGCATGATGAGGCCGATGGTGGCGAAGTAGGAGCCCACCAAGGAGCCCGAGATCCGCCCGCAGAAGGAGTCGTACTGCTGGCAGATTGCGAACCAGTTGACCTTTGTGTTGCCCTTGTGCGCCAGGTACACAATGGCTGCTGCCGCCGAAGCCCCAGCCATCAGGAGAGCCATCATGACCTTCATGAcattaaaatgaaatatgaaatgaagAGTAAAGAAAATAACACTTCATAGACGATCCAATAAGTCAGTAAATACAGAATATTTGTTATTACCGTGTCGAAGACGATCAAGACGACCCTGGTGATAACAGCTGCACTTCTTATAACATGAAAGATGGACAGCAGGAGAGAAAGAACCAGATAGGCACACACGATGCCGTTTGCAATCACGAAGAACCTGTTTGTTGCACAGATCATGAATAAAAACCATGAGTTCTCTATCGATCTTTTTTTCATGCAAACAAAATCAACTAGCAAAGAAGAAATGAGACTCACGTGAACGTTGGAAGATCATTGTACGTTGCTCTGCTGAACTGCATGAACTGGGTGAAAAACGGGAGAGTCTGGTTGGTCGTTCCCATGGTTACTCCGCTTGCTAGCGTCCCAAGCGCCGCGAACGCACGCATGACCAAGTCAGCTATTGAGAGGCCTCGGTTCACCTTGTGGTCAGGGGCGTCGGCCTTTGGCGATTGGCCATCTTCAACTGATGATCCGTCCTTCATCATTCTTTCAAATTAAGCTTTGAAACTCTTTAGTCTGGTTGATTGCTTAATAGGCTTGAGCTAAGCTGATTTTTAGCTTTGGGCTAAGCGGACGGATGGATGGATGTAATGTTGAGGGAGAATGGTGGCATTTATACAGATTAGGGGACATAAGCAAAATTGGAATTTCCCCCGACTGCATGGACCAATTGGGAACGTCCAAAGTGGGGATTAGGTTTTCGTTAATCTCAAGTGGCTTGTCTTTGCTGGTGTAATCGTGGCACGTGGCGCCGTCTGATTGACCGGCTCATCCTTTTAAAGCAAATTAAGGAAGGGATCCGGGGGATTACTAATCAGTAGGATCCTGCCTTCCCTGGCCGTGTTCAGAATATTTGGAATCGACTGTTTATGGGATCTCATCCAACTCCGACGATAAAATAATCATGCACAATCCCACTGAAAATTGTTGTCCAATACCGCAATATGTATAAAGAATTCAATAGTTTATAAGATATTTCATactataatttattaattccaGCTTTTAAATTTAAAGCTCAAGCTATTATAAATCCAGTGGtaatatcttcttcttttttcagttgaaataatatttctaatttattatgaTATCAAAGGAGGAAAAACATGAAAATATGGATATGAGCAGAATGTGATCACTCGATCCTTGCAATCAGCTCATGAAGGCATCTCTTCATACATCATTGGAGAAATGCcaactttttatat of the Punica granatum isolate Tunisia-2019 chromosome 6, ASM765513v2, whole genome shotgun sequence genome contains:
- the LOC116210654 gene encoding casparian strip membrane protein 1-like, with product MMKDGSSVEDGQSPKADAPDHKVNRGLSIADLVMRAFAALGTLASGVTMGTTNQTLPFFTQFMQFSRATYNDLPTFTFFVIANGIVCAYLVLSLLLSIFHVIRSAAVITRVVLIVFDTVMMALLMAGASAAAAIVYLAHKGNTKVNWFAICQQYDSFCGRISGSLVGSYFATIGLIMLIILSAVAISRS